ACCGTCATCGCCGGCATCGCGCGGGCGCTCGACGATGCCGAGGCCGGCTACGGGATGACGTCGAAGCTCATCCTGTGCTTCCTCCGCCACCTCAGCGAAGCCGAGGCCGAAGCGACGCTCGACGCCGCGCTGCCGTATCTGGGCCGTATCGACGGCGTCGGGCTCGACTCGTCCGAAGTCGGCCATCCGCCGTCGAAGTTCGAACGCGTCTTCGCGCGCGCTCGCCGCCTTGGGCTCAAGATCGTCGCACATGCCGGCGAGGAGGGACCGCCCGAATATATTGTCGAGGCGCTCGACCTGCTGAAAGTCGACCGCATCGACCACGGCAACCGCAGCCTCGAGGACCCCGCGCTGGTCGCGCGCCTTGCGGCCGGGGGTATCACACTCACCGTCTGCCCACTCTCGAACCTGAAGCTCTGCGTCGTCGACGACATCGCGCGCCATCCGCTGAAGGTCATGCTCGACGCGGGCATCAAGGCAACGGTGAACAGCGACGACCCCAGCTATTTCGGCGGCTATGTGAACGCCAACTACCAGGCGGTCGCCGACGCGCTCGACCTGTCGAAGGCCGAGCTTGTCACACTCGCGCGCAACAGCTTCACCGGTTCGTTTCTCGATGACGCCGCAAAGGCGCGCCACCTCGCCGCGATCGACGCCTGCGCCTGACCGGCGTCAGGCCGCGATCAGCACGCCGTGATAGGTGCGGTCCTCGAACGCACGCCCGGCGCCCATCGCGACGCAGATCAGCGCATCGTCGGCAACCACGACGGGCAGCCCGGTCGCGCGCGCGATCGCTTCGTCCATACGGCGCAGCAGCGCGCCGCCGCCGGTCAGCGTGATACCCTCGTCGATGATGTCGGCCGAGAGTTCGGGCGGCGTCTGTTCGAGCGCCGCGCGCACCGCGCCGACGATCTGTCCGACCGGCTCCGCGAGCGCCTCGGCGATTTCGGCCTCGGTCACCCGCACCTCGGCCGGACGGCCGGTCACCAGGTCGCGGCCCTTGACCCCCATCACCATGCCGTCGCCTGCGGGCGGCGTCGCGCAGCCGATCGTCAGCTTGACGCGCTCGGCGGTCATTTCGCCGATCATCAGATTATGCTTGCGGCGGATAAACGACGAAATCATGTCGTCCATCTTGTCGCCGCCGACGCGCACCGAATTGCTGTAGGCGATGCCGCTCAGCGACAGGACCGCGACTTCGGTCGTGCCGCCGCCGATGTCGACGACCATCGCCCCGCGCGGCT
This genomic interval from Sphingopyxis chilensis contains the following:
- a CDS encoding adenosine deaminase yields the protein MPDGFASRDERAAFIARLPKAELHLHIEGSLEPELMFELAQRNNVVIPFASVEDVRAAYAFSNLQDFLDIYYQGMGVLHGEQDFYDLTAAYCARANADNVRHIEIFFDPQGHTARGVAIETVIAGIARALDDAEAGYGMTSKLILCFLRHLSEAEAEATLDAALPYLGRIDGVGLDSSEVGHPPSKFERVFARARRLGLKIVAHAGEEGPPEYIVEALDLLKVDRIDHGNRSLEDPALVARLAAGGITLTVCPLSNLKLCVVDDIARHPLKVMLDAGIKATVNSDDPSYFGGYVNANYQAVADALDLSKAELVTLARNSFTGSFLDDAAKARHLAAIDACA
- the mreB gene encoding rod shape-determining protein; translated protein: MKFFNRFASAAHNMAIDLGTVNTVVYVRDKGIVLNEPSVVALETRDGVRRVKVVGNEAKLMMGKTPDNIQAIRPLRDGVIADIDVAEQMLKHFMDKAQGGPSRFVQRSHVVICVPAGSTMVERRAIRDAASNAGAASVQLIEESLAAAIGAGLQVAEPRGAMVVDIGGGTTEVAVLSLSGIAYSNSVRVGGDKMDDMISSFIRRKHNLMIGEMTAERVKLTIGCATPPAGDGMVMGVKGRDLVTGRPAEVRVTEAEIAEALAEPVGQIVGAVRAALEQTPPELSADIIDEGITLTGGGALLRRMDEAIARATGLPVVVADDALICVAMGAGRAFEDRTYHGVLIAA